The region AGTTAAAAAGAGTACAATTCTAAAACTCATCACAAAAGAAGCATAAGATTAAAAGAATACGACTATACAAATCCCAATTAGTACTAGGTTACCTTCTGCGCATATAACCGGGAATATTTATTTGGTGAAGTTAGGAACAACAATATGGTTCCAAATAATTATGGTAAAATTGTAAGTGATTGTTGGCTTAGTATTCCGGATCATTTTTATTCCGCAGAATTAGATGACTTTAATATTATGCCTAACCATGGACATTGAATAATTATATTAAACAGTAGAGACAGGGCATGCCATGTTCCTACTACAACCCAAAAGAAAAAATTTGGTAATCCATTAAAGTGGAAATCAGATGAATATTAATAATCAAAAAACCCCGATTCGCATCGGGGTTTTGTTTTTAATTTGTTACTTCCTCAAGCACAGGAAGTTTAATCCTCTTCGGTTTCAGATCTTCTTTCTTTCCTTTGCCGTTTCCGTTACTTCCGTTTCTGCCATTCTTTCCATTGACTTTGTTCTTGCTGCCATATCCGTTAGGATTATTTGCATCAGCATAATTCTTATAAGTATAAATCTTATGCTGGAAGTTTCTTAGAATTATTCTTTCTTCATCTTTATGTAAAACATAATTGGGAAGTAAAGGAATTTTACCGCCGCCGCCAGGTGCATCAATAACAAAGTGCGGAACAGCAAGACCGCTTGTATGACCGCGTAAAGCTTCAACTATACTTATTCCTGTTTCGATTGAAGTTCTGAAATGATTGGCTCCTTTAGTTTCATCTGCCATATACATATAATACGGACGCACTCGTATTTTAAGAAGTTTTTGAACTAATTCTTTCATAACTGCAGGATCATCATTTACACCCTTCATAATAACTGTCTGATTTCCCATAGGTATCCCGGCATCAGCCATCATTTGACATGCTTTAGAACTTTCGGGAGTAATTTCCCAAGGATGATTGAAATGTGTATTGCAGTAAATAGGATGGTACTTCTTCAGCATATTAACAAGCTTAGTTGTTATACGGTGCGGAAGTACACAAGGCATTCTTGAACCAAGTCTTATTATCTCTATGTGAGGAATTTTTCTTATCCTTTGCAGTATTTTCTCTAACATTGCATCCGTCAACATTAAAGGGTCGCCGCCCGAAAGTATTACATCGCGTATTTCTGTATGCTGCTCAAGATAATTGAATGCACTTTCAAGTCCTCTCATCGAAATCTTTTCGTAATCCCCAACTTTTCTTTTCCTGGTACAGAATCGGCAATACAATCCGCATTGACTTGTAACAAGAAACAGCGCACGATCCGGGTAGCGATGAGTGATATTAGGTACCGGACTCATAGCATCTTCCATCAGAGGATCTTCAGCTGCATCAAAGTCTTCCAGCTCGGTTTTATCAGGCACACATTGACGCCAGATAGGATCTCCCGGATAACGGATTAAATTAAAATAATATGGATTGATACGAGCCTGGAAAAATTCATCAAGGTCTGCCGCTACTTTGCGGTCGATCCCGAATTTTTCTACAAGCTGCTCTACAGTATGAACACTGTCCCGTACCATTTGCTGCCAAAGTTCCATAACGATTCCTCAGTGATTCTTATTAGAAAAAAACTTTCCAAATACCAGCAGGTTATCACCCACTGCGTAAAAATCTCTTATCTCTGAAATAATCGAGTAATTATTTCTAAGATAAAAGTTTTGTGTAGAAGAATAACTTTCTTTGGAAGAAGTTTCGGCAAGCAGCCATCTGCCGTTATTGTTTCTCACAAACTCTTCAGCATGAGTTAAAAGACTTTTTCCGATTCCTTTGCCCGAGGAAGTTGGATCGGAAACAATCCAATAAAGATCATAAACCCCGTCAGTTAAAGGACGCTTTCCTGTACAATGATAACCAATAATCTTGCCATCTTTTTCATATACATAAATATGATAGTCGTCTTGATGAGGATTCATAACAGAAATACTCACCAGTTCCATTGCAACTTTAATTTCTTCTTCATTAAAGTTTGGTATCCTTGAGAGCATCTTTTCAATTTCAACTTCATCAGACTGCTTTATTTTTCGGATCATTGTACTTTCTCTGTAATGCAAAATCAGTTATGGTAAATAAAAGTTCACTATAATTTTTTCCTGAAGCTGCAGCAGCTCTTGCAAAACCAGAATCACTTGACACATCAGGATTAGGATTTACTTCGATCACATAAGGTATTTCATCACCGGATAATCTAATATCAACCCGTGCGTAATCTCTGCATCCTAAAACATTGTATGCATTAACTGCAATTTCTTCTAATTGAATTTTTAAATCATTCTCAAGATTAGCCGGACACACCGGTTTTGTATAATTATAATAAGTGCTTCCTTCTATCCACTTGCCATCATAGGTTACTATCTTTGGTAAATTTTTCGGCAAACCGGTAAAATCTATCTCTGATATTGGTAAAGTTTTACCACCAAGAACAGCACAGTTTAATTCTCTACCAACTATATATTCTTCAACTATCAGATTTTTATTATATGTCTCTGTTAAAAAAGTATAATGCTTTCTTAATTCTTTGTAATTATTTACAACAGAATTTTCCGAAATACCTATACTTGCATCTTCATCAATGAGTTTTAGAATTAGAGGATAGTTAAGATCAATATCTTTTTTACTGAACTTTTGATTTGGTGCTAAAGTTATTGCTCTTGGAGTTTTTATTCCGTTCGAGTATAATATTTCTTTTGTCCTTCTTTTATTCAGACAATTGCCGAGTGTTTGAGGTACATTTCCTGTGTATTCATATTCCAATAACTCATATAAACCAGCCATACAGTATTCATAGTGTGCGATTCCTTCAACTGACTCAACAAAATTTAAAATTGCATCAGGGTTATATTTGGTTATTTCATGAATAGTCCGGTTAACATCTCTATCAACAGCTAAGGAACTAACATCTGTAAAAAAGGTTCTTAAGTGATTTTCAATTTCCAGCATATTAGATGCAAAAGAATGTTCTGATAAATCCTTACTGTCTGATTTTTCATCAGCAGGTTTACCGTTATAAATCGGAAATATGCTTACAGGTGAATTGAAACAAATTAATATTTTAGCTTTTGTTTTCATGTAATCTATAAAAGATTATATCTCCTGATGCCAGCAGCTAAAACGTAATTAATCATATCGTTATACTCAATCCCTGCTGCACGAGCAGCTTTAGGAAAGCTTGAATTCTCGTTTGGATCGGGAATGATTCCAGGTAAAGGATTAATTTCAATAATATTCGGTTCGCCGTTTTTAGCAAGACGCAAATCTATTCTGCTCCAATCGCGGCATCTTAAGACTCTATAAGTATCAAGACAAACTTTATTTATCCTTTCTTCAAGCTCTTTTGAAATATCAGCCGGACAGTCAAACACATCAAATTCATTTTCTTTCGTATCAAGAATCCATTTTGCCTCGTAAGAATAAAGAGGTGCAGTACCTTCCGGATATTTATCATATCTCATTTCAATTGCAGGAAGTACTTTTGCATCACCGTCATTTCCAAGAATAGCAACTGTAAACTCACGCCCCGGTAAAAATTCTTCTACCAATGCTGCCTGATTGTATTCAGAAGTTATTCTTTCAATCTCTCTTTTAAGTTCAGATTTGCTGTGAACAAAAGACGAAGTGTAAATTCCTTTGCCGGAACCTTCGCTGATTGGTTTTACAATCATCGGAAATTGTAAGCTGTTAGATTCTGCATCTTCAATTTTTTCAGCTACGAAAAATTTTGCATTCGGAATTTTATGATAACTTAAAATTTCTTTCGTGCGTGCTTTATCCAAACATATTGCTAAAGTAAGAGCATCGGAACCAGTGTAAGGTATTTTAAGTAAATCAAGTATTGCGGGGATTTGTGCTTCGCGGCTAACACCATTTGAACCTTCAGCAATGTTAAAAACTATATCAGGTTTTGCCTCTCTGAATTTGTTGTAGGCTTCTTCGTCAGCTTCGATAAGAAAAACATTATTGTAAATTGAGATTGCATCCTTAACAGCATTAATTGTTTCCAACGTATCCCACTCAGCATATTCATCAATTTTTGAATTTAATTTTTTTGAAGATGGATTAGGATTTGGAGACACTATTGCGGAGAAAGAATCACTTTCTGGTTTAACATTATATGCCAAAGCAACATTCAACTTCTTATTAAAGAAGGACGATAAAATATTTTTTTCTCCTACAATAATTTTTTCGATAGCAAATATAATGTTTATAAAATTTTTGTCAATAACTCGGCAACTTTGTTTAAAATTAATTTTTAAAGCATCATCAACCGTAATTTTACTCTGCAGAAAATATTTTTAAATATTTTTTTCAGATATTTTTTTTATCAATATCATTAACAGGCTTTGTTTATCGATATAGAATTGATGTAGTGATTAATTTCTGTTATGCTATTTTAGCATAAGAAAGATTTTCGGAGTAGTGTTTGATAAGATTTTCGCGGATGATCACAGAAATTTTTTTTTCTAACTTTGGGTCAACTTCTATTAATTTGAAAGCACTTTGCTTCGCTTCGAGTATTAATTCCTGATCATCAACGATGTTTGTGTACTTCAATTCAGGGAAACCGCTTTGCTTTGTTCCAAAGATATCTCCAGGTCCGCGAAGTTTTAAATCTATCTCTGAAATTTTAAATCCATCAAGATATTTAACCATTGACTGAAGTCTTACAGATGATTTATATCTTTCAAGCTGTGAAGATGACAAATATTCCAGTTCAAGTTCATTCGCATTTTGCTTAGCAGCAATGTTATCACTGGTTATTAAAATACAATACGCCTGTTTGCTGCCTCTTCCAATTCTTCCTCTTAGCTGATGAAGCTGTGATAAACCAAATCGATGTGCATCATTAATTAAAATTATATTTGCATCCGGTATATCAATCCCAACCTCTATGACAGTTGTAGAAACTAACACATCAAAGGCTTTAGCTTTAAACATCAGCATCACTTCTTCTTTTTCCTGCCAGCTCATTCTACCGTGAATCAATCCAAGCTTAAGATTTTGCAGATGATTCTCTTTCAAATCCTCATAAAAAGTTGTTGCAGCTTTTAAGTCTAATTTTTCTGATTCCTCAACAAGCGGATAAACTAAAAATGTTTGATATCCCTCTTTAGCTTTATCAATTATAAATTTATAAATATCCGGAAGTTTTTTCTCTCCGCGTAAAACAGTTTTAATTGGAATACGGTTCTTAGGCATTTCATTGATGATTGATAAATCCAAATCGCCGTAAACTGTCATTGAAAGAGTTCTGGGAATAGGAGTTGCACTCATAACAAGAACATCAGGAGTTTTTCCTTTACTTTGTAAAGCTGCTCTTTGCTTAACACCAAACCGATGCTGCTCATCAATTACTACTAAACCAAGATTGTTAAACTTAACCTGTTCTTCAAAAATTGCGTGAGTACCAATTATTATATCAGCTTCCTGCAATTCAATGTCTGTAAGTTTTCTGCTCCGCTCGGATTTTTTTTGTCCGCCAAGAAGCAAACTAACTTTTATTTCTTTTCCTTTGTGGATCGATGAAAGTTTGCTCATCATCACTGAAATATTTTTTGCGTGCTGATCAGCCAGAATTTCTGTTGGTGCCATCAGCGCTGCCTGGAATCCATTATCAACAGCAATAAGCATTGAAATTAAAGCAACGATTGTTTTTCCGCTGCCAACATCACCTTGTAAAAGCCTGTTCATTGGCTTTTCAGACAACATATCGTTTTTTATTTCTGTTAAAACATTTAATTGTGCTTTTGTTAATTCAAAAGAAAGTGTTTTGATAAAATCAGAAACAAGTTTGGATTTTATTTCCATCTTGTTCCCGATAAGCTTTGTTTGATAATTATTCTTCTTGATTGCAACAAGTAATTCGAGATAAAACATTTCTTCAAACTTAAATCTGCGCTTTGCTTTCTCAAATAATTCTTTGCTCTGCGGATAGTGATAATTTTTAACTGCAGTTATTAAATCAATCAGTTTATGCTGTTCAATTATTTCCTTTGGAAGAGTTTCTTCAAGATTATCAACATAACTCTCAACCGCCGTATTAATAATTCGGCGTAAACTTAAATCACCGATGTTTTTCTGCTTTAGCTCTTTTGGAATTCTATAAAACGGAATGATTTTACCAGTGTTAAGAAAACTTTGTGTTTCTTCCTCTGTAATCTTATCATAATCAGGATGAACAATTTGAAGCTTGTTATAATTTATTTCAGGTTTACCCGAGATTGCAAAATAATCTCCTTCATTAAACACAGAATGAAAATATTTTACACCCTGAAACCAGACACATTCAATAAACCCGCTTCCATCTCTAAACTGAACTTTAAGAATTTCCTTTCTGCCAAGGTTTCTTTTTTCTTTATCAACAACTTTTGCGATTATTGTAGCTTCACCATCAAAACCATTTATTGCATATCCATAGGCTTTTGCTGCAGTTAAAACAGTTGTGCGGTCAAGATGGCGTGAAGGGAAGTAGAATATTAAATCACGTATTGTATTTATACCAATTTTGGAAAATGATTCAGCTCGTTTTGGTCCAACAGATTTGATGTATTGAACTGAAGACTCAAGAATATTTTCTTTCTCAGATTTCATTGTCCGAAAAATAGATGCTTAGCAAAGCAAACTCAAATGGAAATTATTTTGATTATTCACTCAAAGAATATGTTATTAGATTTTTAATGTAAGTAAAATTTGTTACTTACTTTAATAAATATATAAACTAATTCGGTGATGGCTTTATATTCGCTCTTTGAGAGGGGAACTATTGCCTACGAAATAAAATTTGAATAAATATCAATTCAGAAGAGTAATTTTGCAACACTTAAATGTTAAAATATTTTTCCAGATGATAAAAGTTTTATACTTAAATAATTTGTAGTGATAGTTGTTTTAATAATAGCTTTTACCATCTTTCAATCAGCTGTCATGGTCGTACCGTGACAACCTAAAAAACAATTTTCAAACTAAAGCAAAGTATGCCGATAAAAAAGTTTTTATAAATGGGTAAGTGTTGAAAGAGTAGTATATATTTTTACAAAAACTTTATAGCCAATGTAAGCTAAATTATCAATGGTAAAAAGATTTTAAAAGTTGATCCCTCACCAAACTCTGAATCAACTTCTATTCTGCCTGAGTATGAATCAACAATTCGTTTGACGATAGAAAGCCCTAATCCTGTTCCGCTAATATTTTTTGTTTTTTCGTTTTTAGCTCTAAAGAATTCACTGAAAAGTTTTTGCCTGTCTTCAGGTTTCAATCCGATGCCACTGTCTTTAATTTCAGTTACAATGTAATTATCGGATTGGTAAAGATTGATAGTTATTATACCCTGCTCGCGGTTATATTTAATTGCATTGCTGATAAGGTTTGTAAACAAACGTGATATCTCATCGCTGTCGGCATTGATGCAATGTGCAGTGTTATCTTTTTCGAAAACAACCTGCAGACCTTTTTTGCTTATATCAATTTGAAATAGTTCGAGTATTGAAGAAATGATTTCGTGCAAGCAGACTTTTTTAATTTCGCGGTGGACAGTCTTTAATTCCATTCTTGAAATATCCAAAAGATCGTTTACCATTTTAAGCAAACCATCTAATCTTATCATAGATCGGATTTCATAGTCTTTTCTTTGTTCCGGACTAAGTTGTATGGAATCATCATTAAACAATTTTAAGAATCCATACACAGCAGCAATTGGTGCTTTAAGTTCGTGCGAAACCATCGAAACAAACTGTGATTTTACAAATTCAATTTTCTTAAGTTCGGTTATATCTTTAAATACAATTACAACTCCGGCTACATTATCAGTAGAGTGTCTGACAACCGAAGCAGTAACTTCAACAAAAAACTCCCTGTTAGGTTTTAGCTCAATCTGAATGGTATAAGATTTATGCTCGATCGAGACTTCACTGACCAGTTTATTAAAAAGCTCAAGTAATTCCGGACGAAGTTTATCAAGAATATATTCTTCAACTGCAATTGAAGATAGTTCTAAAAATCTTAACGCTGCGGGATTGTAGAGAACAGCAAGCCCTTCTTTATTAATTACAAGAACACCGTCTGTAATTGAATTAATAATTGTATTCAGTCTGGTTTTTTCAAAAGCAACTTCAAGCAAACGCTCTTCGCGTTCCCTTTGCCATTTCTCTGCTTCAAGATTTACTAATCTTTTCTGATATCCTTCCTTAAGATTTGATATAAGCTCTTCAGGCGAAAAAGGCTTTGGAATATAGCTGTGTGCTCCAAGTCTGGTTGCTTCTACTGCAGTTTCATAGCTTGCATAAGCAGTTGCTATAAAACAAACTGTATTTGGATATTTCTTTCTGATTGTCTGAAGGACTTCAAGTCCATCTATATCCGGCATTTTCAGATCAATAACTGCAAGATCAAATTCGGTTTCCGTTCCAAACTTAATTCCTTCCGTTCCATTTTCAGCAGTAGTAACTTCATAACCCTCCATTTCAAGCAATCTTTGTGCACCTATACGAAGACCTTTTTCGTCATCAACAATCAGAACTTTTGGTTTACTTGTACTCATGTTTTTTTTGTGTCATTGCGAAGAAGACTGAAAGAATGACGAAGCAGTCTGCAAGATTATAGATTGCTTCATTCGAAGACTTGTTCGCAATGACCAGCTAGTATTATTTCTTCATTTCATAGAATGCTTCTAACTTCTGAACGAACTCTTCAATTATTACCGGTTTATGAATCAGTGCGTCAGCCTTTATCCATTCTCTCTCTTCAGATGTTGATGCTCCAAATTTAAATCCGGTATCATAGGTTGCCGAAGTTAATATGAAGACAGGAATATTCTTTCCGTGCTCATCATTTTTTATTCTATAACATAGAATAAAACCCGAGTCGTGTTCTTCCATAATTAAATCAATTACGCAGGCATCGGGTTTGGTTTTTTTAAAGGTCTCAAAGCCCTCCCTGCCGCTGTTTGCAGTAATTACTTCATAACCTTTTGATTCAATTAGTAGTTTGTTTTGTTCAAGAAGATCCAGATCGTCATCTACTAATAATATTTTTTTCTTATTGTTCATAAAGCTTCAATTCCTTTATTTGCATTTGTTATCTGATATACTTGATTAGTCGGCAGTACAACTGTAAAAGCAGTGCCTTTTCCTATTTCACTTTTAAATGTAATATTTCCTTTGTGCATTTTAATAATACCGTATGATATTGCCAGCCCAAGCCCGGTGCCTTTGCCCATACTTTTTGTAGTAAAAAATGGAATAAATACTTTACCATGATTTTCTTTTGGTATGCCAGGCCCAGTATCAGAAAATTCGATTTTAACACTATCCCGGTTTAAAGCAAGTGTTATAATCAATTCCTTTTTGCTGTCAATATCTGTCATTGCATCACAGGCGTTTTTAATAAGATTAATAAAAACCTGCTTAAGCTGATCTTCATCGCCTGTAATTCTGTAATTATTTTCTTCAACATCAAGTCTAAAGTTAATTCCGCGATAAGCGGTGTTCATTGCAAATGGTTTTAACAATTCTTTTAATGTTTCAGCCAGATCAAATTCTTTTAGATTAAGTTTTCCTTGTCTTGCAAAGTTAAGAAGATTGGCAACTATATTTTTACATCTGTTAGCTTCTTCAACAATTAATTCAAGGTCTTCAGTTTTCTGATCATCATTAAAAATCTTTTCCAGATCTCTTTTCAACATTGATGCATAAAGTAATATTGTTCCGAGCGGATTATTGATTTCGTGAGCAACCCCTGCAGCAAGCTGTCCAATTGATGCAAGTTTTTCAGCAACACGAAGCTGTTCTTCTGTATTGCTCAGATTATCGTAGGCAGTTTTTAACTCATTAAGAAGATAAGGCAAACACATTTCTTTTTCAGCAAGGTCTTTAGCAATTGCAACTGCATATTCACGACAGGTGGTATAACCGCAGGCACCACAGTTTAATTCGTCTTTAACAGAATATTTTTTTGTCTGTGCTAATATTTCTTTAATCTTTTCTTCAGAAGGATAGGGTCTTCTCTGATTATCCAGACCAAAACTTCTTTTTAGATTTAGTTTTCTTGCATTGTAAAGATTACTTTTCCAAACGTGTTTATCAACATTGTTAATTTTCTCATCAATGTAATTAATAACTTTTTCGCGCCTTGCATAATAATTTAAGTCAGTATCAATTGCCGGTCCGCTTATACATCCCTCGCAAAATAAAATATCTGTAAACTTGGCATTGATATGATTGTTAGCAATCTCATCAATTATTTCAAGAACTTTTTTCTTTCCTTCAACCACAATAATATCTTTTTCAAGAATGTCATCATTTACATCGGTAGTTTTTAATAAACCTCCTGCAAGAGGATAAGCCTTACCCATCATTGCATACGGCGGATCAAATTCGCTTTCCTCATATTCGTCTAAGTTAATGTTACTGTTTACAAACATTTCCTTCAATTCTGAAAATGTAAGTACAGCATCAATTACCCCTGCAACAGCTTCATCTCTTGCCTCGTGCTTTTTGGCTATACAAGGTCCGATAAAAACAATTTTACAATTTGCATCCTCGGTTACTTTAAGGTATCTGCCGATTGCAATCATAGGCGAAACTACTTTTGCAAGATAAGGAACAAGATCAACAAAATATTTTTGAATATAACTAACAACTGCAGGACAGGCAGAGCTAATCACTGTTTTATCTGAATCGCTGTTTATTACCTCCATATAATCATTTGCGATCAGATCAGCACCAAAAGCAGTTTCAATTACTTTTTTAAACCCAAGTTTTTTTAATGCTGCGGGAACCTTTCCATAGTTATCCGGGAATGATGCCGCAAAAGACGGCGCAACAATAGCAATGGTATTGTTAGCTGCAATCAGATCGTAAGCAACATCAATTTCGGATAGAATTTGTTTTGCATCCTGAGAACAGACTTTTACACAATGCCCGCAGACAATACATCTTTCTTCAATAACTTTTGCTTGTCCATCAATAACACGTATAGCTGCAGCGGGACATTCTCTAATACAAGAGTAACATCTTTTACATCTATCGCTTATTGTGCTAACTATTGCGTGATTCATTTTTCTATTGCCACGACCTTCGGGTCGTGGGATAAATTAATAAACAAGTGGGCTTTAGCCCAATTGTAATTTGTCTGGCTAAAGTCAGTATCCTTTTCCAAACACTACCCCGACCTAAAGGTCGGGAATATAATAATTCTCAGTTCTTTAAAATCTTTTTCTTATCAAAATACTCTGTGTGAAGTATCTCGTGAGCTTTGTGAGAATTTGGCTCACCGAAAAATTCTTTATATAAAGTCAATACAGATTCATTTTCATGAGATCTTCTGGTCTTTGCATTTTCATCAATCTTATAAAGTGCCTTAACACGCTTAATGACTTTTTCCGGTTTCTGATGGATAGGCTGCCCGCCTCCGTTTATACATCCGCCGGGACAAGCCATAACTTCTATAAAGTGATGTTTAGAAGTTCCGTTTTGCACCTCATCCAGAATAGGTCCAACATTTCCGATTCCATTTACAACTGCGATACTAACATTGAGATCACCAATTTTTACAGTTGCCTCTTTAACTCCAGCCATACCGCGTATTTCTTCAAACTCCAGATGTTCGAGTTCGGTTCCTGTAATTTTAAAATATGCTGTACGCAAAGCAGCTTCCATAACACCGCCGCTTGTACCAAATATTGCCGCAGCTCCGGTAGATTCACCAAGCGGATTATCAAACTCACTTTCTGGAAGATCGTTAAAATCTATTCCCGCAGTTTTAAAGAATCTTACAAGCTCTCTTGTTGTTAATACTGAATCAACATCTGGCATTGCTTCGGCAGAAAGCTCTGCACGATTAGATTCATATTTCTTTACAGTACAAGGCATAATAGACACTACATAAATATCTGCGGGATCAATTCCCATTTTTCTTGCATAATAAGATTTGAGAACAGCGCCTTCCATTTCGTGTGGAGATTTACAAGTTGAAATATGCTCTAGCACTTCGGGTCTGTTCATCTCAACATATTTAATCCATCCGGGGCAGCAGCTTGTAAACATCGGTAAGCTTCCGCCATTTTGTATTCGGCTGATTAACTCTGTTGCTTCTTCCATAATTGTAAGATCAGCAGCAAAGTTTGTGTCAAATACTTTTTTGAATCCAAGTCTTCTCAATCCGGTTACTAATAAAC is a window of Ignavibacterium sp. DNA encoding:
- a CDS encoding NADH-dependent [FeFe] hydrogenase, group A6; amino-acid sequence: MVQLTINGIKVNAEEGMTILDAAKSVGISIPTLCHLKNLDPTGACRICVVEIEGFRGLTPSCAYPVTEGMVVTTDSPRVRKARKTIVELLIENHPQDCLICVRNKNCELQDLSEQYGIREHRYVGETKCHAIDISSASMERDPAKCILCGRCVRVCHEVQKIGAIDFTKRGFTSIVTTPYNKGLNVSDCILCGQCIIVCPTAALREKSSIKEVANALYDRKKYCIAQVAPAVRASLGEEYNMPLGTDVTGLLVTGLRRLGFKKVFDTNFAADLTIMEEATELISRIQNGGSLPMFTSCCPGWIKYVEMNRPEVLEHISTCKSPHEMEGAVLKSYYARKMGIDPADIYVVSIMPCTVKKYESNRAELSAEAMPDVDSVLTTRELVRFFKTAGIDFNDLPESEFDNPLGESTGAAAIFGTSGGVMEAALRTAYFKITGTELEHLEFEEIRGMAGVKEATVKIGDLNVSIAVVNGIGNVGPILDEVQNGTSKHHFIEVMACPGGCINGGGQPIHQKPEKVIKRVKALYKIDENAKTRRSHENESVLTLYKEFFGEPNSHKAHEILHTEYFDKKKILKN